The following proteins are encoded in a genomic region of Syntrophotaleaceae bacterium:
- a CDS encoding NADH-quinone oxidoreductase subunit H, which produces MIVRIVLHLALLLLFAPMLQGVITKTKALFAGRIGAPLLQPYRDLAKLWRKGFVFSRTTTWVFLAGPVVGLVVPVLASLLIPFGALRAPISFEGDLILFVYLFALSRFFTAAAALDTGSSFEGMGAAREVTFSCLAEPTLLFALIVLARLAGSLSLDQLLGPHLAAAWGPAAASLGLIVVCLIVVLLVENSRIPFDDPNTHLELTMIHEVMVLDHSGPALGMILYGAALKLMVMGALVVRLVLPWQTGFMRLDALIFLGGMLLLAVLIGVVESVMARLRLVRIPQLLIGTTLISAFALVLVLR; this is translated from the coding sequence ATGATCGTCCGAATAGTTCTTCATTTGGCTCTGCTGCTCCTGTTCGCTCCCATGCTGCAGGGGGTGATCACCAAGACCAAGGCACTGTTTGCCGGCCGAATCGGGGCACCCCTGCTGCAGCCATACCGGGATTTGGCCAAGCTGTGGCGCAAGGGGTTTGTCTTCAGCCGTACCACAACCTGGGTTTTTCTTGCCGGACCTGTCGTCGGGCTGGTGGTGCCCGTACTTGCGTCCCTGCTGATCCCCTTCGGCGCTTTGCGAGCCCCGATATCCTTCGAGGGAGATCTGATCCTTTTCGTTTATCTTTTCGCTCTGTCGCGTTTTTTCACCGCGGCTGCGGCTCTGGACACGGGTTCCAGCTTTGAGGGGATGGGGGCGGCCCGGGAAGTCACCTTCTCCTGCCTGGCCGAACCGACCCTGCTGTTCGCCTTGATCGTACTTGCCCGCCTGGCTGGCAGTTTGTCCCTGGACCAGTTGCTGGGACCCCATCTGGCTGCCGCCTGGGGACCGGCGGCTGCTTCACTGGGGCTGATCGTCGTCTGTCTGATCGTGGTACTGCTGGTGGAGAATTCCCGCATCCCCTTCGATGACCCCAACACCCACCTGGAACTGACCATGATCCATGAGGTCATGGTTCTCGATCACAGCGGGCCTGCTCTGGGGATGATTCTCTATGGCGCCGCTCTAAAACTGATGGTCATGGGCGCCCTGGTGGTGCGCCTGGTGCTCCCCTGGCAGACCGGTTTCATGAGGCTCGATGCATTGATTTTCCTGGGAGGCATGCTGCTCCTGGCTGTTCTGATCGGGGTCGTTGAATCGGTAATGGCCCGCCTGCGGCTGGTACGGATCCCCCAACTTCTGATCGGCACCACCCTGATTTCAGCCTTTGCACTGGTGCTGGTGCTGCGCTGA